From the Maioricimonas rarisocia genome, one window contains:
- a CDS encoding response regulator — protein sequence MSQKTILVIDDSATIRRLVDSTLSPAGYRVVLTANAEDGVREAGALQPDLILLDHQLPGTTGYEVCQSLLAAVETKSIPVVVSSTLRKKAYAEYTDLANVVDMLPKPYSGELLTTTVSNALSTGTLIVESQSQGTAVPEVIGELDNADLEGTFAAISLREVLDFLNNGCKTGVLEVELDNCRVWYYVNDGRLQAITSTGTDPTRITATLPESLADLAPVLNLTVGGRLCSELDGLVELLDRKVLDPRLLRKLLRHQAAMLTRECFVGKPKQFRFQAGRLAPPLFRKLPLDISLAALLVEGASRCDAAELPDPAGRLLYVRRVIRGQNLDRAGLSPNHMKLLGALSEPVAVADLARRLSWEPLEVQRVLHGLCLADLVQTQSRGEQSHVVALDSDPGGLRMLRAALEAEPERYAGKVVRDRLALQLLLRRSQPDVLVVPLASDADRELALGLRVQLEEKSPETRWVGIVDSAADAADLPFECDALLERPFGADEVLRVLETACTDTGPLGASDNELAAVAGAAN from the coding sequence ATGAGTCAGAAAACGATCCTGGTGATTGACGACAGTGCAACGATCCGCCGGCTGGTCGACAGCACGCTGAGTCCGGCCGGCTACCGCGTAGTACTCACAGCGAACGCCGAAGATGGCGTCCGCGAAGCAGGGGCACTGCAGCCCGATCTGATTCTGCTCGATCACCAGTTGCCCGGCACGACCGGTTACGAAGTCTGCCAGAGTCTGCTGGCGGCGGTGGAGACGAAATCGATCCCGGTGGTGGTCAGTTCGACGCTTCGCAAGAAGGCGTACGCGGAGTACACCGACCTGGCCAACGTCGTCGACATGCTTCCCAAACCGTATTCGGGAGAGCTGCTGACGACGACCGTCTCGAACGCCCTGAGCACGGGGACGCTGATCGTCGAATCGCAGTCACAGGGGACGGCTGTTCCTGAAGTGATCGGTGAACTCGACAATGCCGACCTCGAGGGAACGTTTGCGGCGATCTCGCTGCGTGAGGTTCTCGACTTCCTGAACAACGGCTGCAAGACCGGTGTGCTTGAAGTCGAACTCGACAACTGTCGGGTCTGGTACTACGTCAATGACGGACGACTGCAGGCGATCACGTCGACCGGGACCGATCCCACCCGGATCACGGCAACGCTTCCCGAATCACTGGCCGACCTGGCACCGGTGCTGAACCTGACCGTGGGAGGCCGGCTCTGCTCGGAACTGGACGGTCTGGTCGAGCTGCTCGACCGCAAGGTGCTCGATCCGCGACTGCTCAGAAAGCTGTTGCGACATCAGGCGGCGATGCTGACGCGTGAGTGTTTTGTCGGCAAGCCGAAGCAGTTCCGGTTCCAGGCAGGCCGACTGGCGCCGCCACTGTTCCGCAAGCTGCCGCTGGACATTTCACTCGCGGCCCTGCTGGTCGAAGGGGCCTCGCGGTGTGACGCCGCGGAGCTGCCTGATCCAGCGGGGCGGCTGCTGTACGTGCGCCGGGTGATCCGGGGGCAGAACCTCGATCGTGCGGGACTCTCGCCCAATCACATGAAGCTGCTGGGGGCCTTAAGCGAACCGGTGGCAGTAGCCGATCTGGCCCGGCGGCTCTCGTGGGAGCCCCTCGAGGTTCAGCGGGTCCTGCACGGCCTGTGCCTGGCGGATCTGGTGCAGACGCAGAGTCGCGGCGAACAGAGCCACGTGGTGGCGCTCGACAGCGACCCCGGCGGACTGCGGATGCTGCGGGCAGCACTCGAGGCGGAACCGGAACGATATGCCGGCAAAGTCGTGCGGGATCGGCTGGCGCTGCAGTTGCTGTTGCGGCGGAGCCAGCCGGACGTCCTCGTCGTACCGCTTGCGAGCGACGCCGATCGAGAACTGGCCCTTGGGCTCCGCGTGCAACTCGAAGAGAAGTCACCCGAAACGCGCTGGGTCGGGATCGTGGACAGTGCCGCCGATGCGGCTGATCTGCCGTTCGAATGCGACGCCCTGCTTGAACGTCCGTTTGGTGCGGATGAGGTGTTGAGAGTTCTGGAGACGGCATGTACGGACACCGGGCCATTGGGGGCCAGCGACAACGAACTGGCCGCTGTGGCAGGTGCCGCCAATTGA
- a CDS encoding hybrid sensor histidine kinase/response regulator: MGANTDLERVVRDLFQPVEQSLQDLPEDRQAYARAQQALQEAVAQLEAAADEEWGAVARLVNDLLEIAGCAADEAGEIEALTGDVRAGVTLLRDAMVRADEPTGEVAEFAATARERWSSYLQLLAGEDWDNGPGLGDDGIPVGADDTVSESSGAASPVDVQMILQAVAGGGVSAAEPPATEEPVVETSPAEQNGSAEIFADDIAVAGPPVPPRAVDTNTLDAELMEAYQEDAGQCLASMERIAMDAGGPTSDPEVLRSLCRDLHTLKGASASVGFTHLAGYLHQVEEWLEGAASSPGAAVDLDPVLVCVDTVRSRLGGDVASSTVSAAEPQPEVRPAAAPQRPVVTPAATTTSAVVDEASSQSAETLRVKASQVDQLMDQLADLVMFRSRRDRRVTELTGICDHLSACVLRLKSLGESSADLPTMTESVDPETGEVLPPALLSRQHEHYLSEVTSDIAEIAGELRKVCGPVAEENRTISQFIRQFRHELIQLRRMPVSGLFRRLQRAAHDAARVEGKQVRLSLVGEHAGLERSLQEKLYEPLLHLIRNAVSHGIETGDDRAAAGKDPVGTITLEAMGSSNLLVLEIRDDGRGLDYEAIRRRGIARQLIRPDDRPGNAELARLIFHPGFSTREQVNEVAGRGVGMDVVATTLEKMHSRIEIESAPGRGTTIRLSIPLRSVIEHAMVFRSGGRMFALPIQSVKAVSQHEGGANGNATPFAANADYHVPLNDLLRLPVGGDSMGGHWLVLGGKATGGGHVGPADMIDRSAPLQRVAIHVDEILGPEEVVVRSLPPLLRRHPLLGGVTLSGASEIVLMLDAARLFEQGCRYQAGGTLEQTTSAGGAASNRRVLVADDSISARRNLVRRLQKHGYEIDEAEDGLAALDRLREQEYLAIFTDLEMPRMGGLDLLAEIKSGERHSSTPVVVVTSRDEQQVRDRVHELGGDGFLAKPANSAALDEVIERLGMNRACADPGAVSL, translated from the coding sequence ATGGGTGCCAACACAGATCTGGAACGCGTCGTACGCGATCTCTTCCAGCCGGTCGAGCAGTCACTGCAGGACCTGCCGGAAGATCGTCAGGCGTACGCGCGGGCTCAACAAGCCCTGCAGGAGGCGGTTGCACAGCTGGAGGCGGCTGCCGACGAGGAATGGGGCGCCGTCGCCCGGCTCGTGAACGATCTTCTGGAGATTGCCGGCTGCGCAGCGGACGAAGCGGGAGAGATTGAAGCTCTCACTGGTGATGTCCGTGCGGGAGTGACACTGCTGCGGGACGCGATGGTGCGTGCTGACGAACCGACCGGCGAAGTCGCGGAGTTCGCGGCAACGGCCCGCGAGCGGTGGTCCTCCTATCTGCAGCTGCTTGCCGGAGAAGACTGGGACAACGGGCCCGGTCTCGGTGACGATGGGATTCCCGTCGGGGCCGATGACACGGTCAGTGAATCGTCGGGTGCCGCGTCGCCCGTCGACGTGCAGATGATTTTGCAGGCGGTGGCGGGCGGTGGCGTTTCGGCAGCGGAACCGCCTGCAACAGAGGAACCGGTCGTCGAAACCTCGCCCGCAGAGCAGAACGGTTCCGCAGAGATCTTCGCCGACGACATCGCGGTTGCCGGTCCGCCAGTTCCTCCTCGAGCCGTCGATACGAACACGCTCGATGCCGAGTTGATGGAGGCGTACCAGGAAGATGCGGGGCAGTGTCTGGCGTCGATGGAACGGATCGCGATGGATGCGGGCGGGCCGACTTCCGATCCGGAAGTCCTGCGAAGTCTGTGCCGCGACCTGCACACGCTGAAAGGGGCGTCGGCCAGTGTCGGCTTTACGCATCTGGCAGGTTATCTGCACCAGGTGGAAGAGTGGCTGGAAGGGGCGGCATCCAGTCCGGGTGCGGCGGTCGACCTCGATCCGGTTCTGGTATGTGTAGATACGGTTCGCAGCCGTCTCGGCGGAGACGTCGCGAGCAGCACCGTTTCTGCGGCGGAGCCGCAACCGGAAGTGCGTCCTGCCGCAGCTCCACAGCGACCGGTGGTCACACCTGCAGCCACGACCACGTCTGCAGTGGTGGACGAAGCGTCGAGCCAGTCGGCAGAGACCTTGAGAGTCAAAGCGTCCCAGGTTGATCAGTTGATGGATCAGCTGGCGGATCTGGTGATGTTTCGCAGCCGACGAGACCGACGGGTCACCGAACTGACAGGAATCTGCGACCACCTGAGTGCATGCGTTCTACGGCTGAAGAGTCTGGGAGAGTCGAGCGCTGACCTGCCGACCATGACGGAGAGCGTCGACCCCGAGACCGGGGAGGTGCTTCCGCCGGCGCTGTTGTCACGGCAACACGAGCATTACCTGTCGGAGGTGACCAGCGACATTGCGGAGATCGCCGGCGAGCTGCGCAAGGTGTGCGGTCCGGTTGCTGAAGAGAACCGCACGATCTCGCAGTTCATTCGGCAGTTCCGACACGAACTGATCCAGCTGCGTCGGATGCCGGTGTCGGGGCTGTTTCGCCGGCTGCAGCGTGCGGCACACGATGCCGCTCGCGTGGAAGGCAAGCAGGTGCGACTGTCCCTTGTGGGCGAACACGCGGGGCTGGAGCGATCGCTGCAGGAGAAGCTGTACGAGCCGTTGCTGCATCTGATTCGCAACGCGGTCAGTCACGGGATCGAAACCGGTGACGATCGGGCCGCGGCCGGGAAAGATCCGGTCGGCACGATCACGCTCGAGGCGATGGGGAGCTCGAACCTGCTGGTGCTGGAGATTCGGGACGACGGCCGGGGGCTGGATTACGAGGCCATCCGTCGTCGCGGCATCGCGCGGCAGCTGATTCGCCCCGACGATCGACCGGGCAACGCCGAGCTGGCACGACTGATCTTTCACCCCGGGTTTTCGACGCGGGAGCAGGTCAATGAGGTCGCTGGCCGCGGCGTCGGTATGGATGTCGTTGCGACCACCCTGGAGAAGATGCACAGCCGCATCGAGATCGAGTCGGCACCCGGCCGGGGGACGACGATCCGGCTGTCGATCCCGCTGCGGTCGGTGATTGAACACGCGATGGTCTTCCGCAGTGGCGGACGGATGTTCGCGCTGCCCATTCAGTCGGTCAAAGCCGTCTCGCAGCACGAGGGGGGAGCCAATGGCAACGCGACCCCGTTTGCGGCGAATGCGGATTACCACGTTCCGCTGAACGACCTGCTGCGACTGCCTGTTGGCGGCGACTCGATGGGAGGGCACTGGCTGGTTCTTGGCGGCAAGGCCACCGGAGGGGGGCATGTCGGTCCGGCGGACATGATCGACCGATCCGCCCCATTGCAGCGCGTGGCCATCCATGTCGATGAGATTCTCGGTCCGGAAGAGGTTGTCGTTCGTTCGCTGCCGCCGCTGCTGAGACGGCATCCGCTGCTTGGCGGAGTCACGCTGTCCGGAGCGAGCGAAATCGTCCTGATGCTCGACGCCGCACGGTTGTTCGAACAGGGTTGCCGGTACCAGGCAGGCGGAACTTTAGAGCAGACGACATCTGCCGGAGGGGCCGCGTCGAATCGTCGCGTCCTGGTGGCGGACGATTCCATCAGCGCCCGTCGCAACCTCGTTCGGCGGCTGCAGAAGCATGGATACGAAATTGACGAAGCCGAGGATGGTCTGGCTGCCCTGGATCGTCTCCGCGAACAGGAGTATCTGGCCATCTTTACCGACCTGGAGATGCCGCGCATGGGCGGTCTGGATCTCCTGGCGGAAATCAAGAGCGGCGAGCGTCACAGCTCGACGCCGGTGGTTGTGGTCACCAGTCGGGACGAACAGCAGGTCCGCGACCGCGTCCACGAACTGGGAGGGGACGGGTTCCTGGCGAAGCCGGCGAACAGTGCCGCCCTCGACGAAGTCATTGAACGTCTTGGCATGAACCGGGCCTGTGCGGACCCTGGAGCGGTAAGCTTATGA
- a CDS encoding methyl-accepting chemotaxis protein translates to MKLKWILVGTHLLAALAGAAAVAVARSGGGNVVPAAAAGLTVVVLGIAVAWFLQRGLRRVEQAVASGESHGEQTSGIDEIDRLIERLREFTHRWSASVANGRRQIREVETLLLQCDRRHGATRTPASEDPSGQLRNLLASLAGEATSELHQLLEYRDEVSRATGEIATDTELQSEAVNRTSTFVEQMSAHFDAISENAEAVRGTASGASDAIGSAQQTMEELNRGLEQLKGHVHVAERKLRALGERSNEIGAIADTIGTISSRTDLLALNASIESYRAGEQGRGFSVVAEEVRKLSEQTARAAHEVKTLIDSIQLEAQESILTLGQQHDQVDREVARVRTASESLDRVRGTCRESASRVTEIGETVRQQLMLVQEILLAAERISEAARENRSRAEGVGWRMKTMGSSVRKIEESLTALRGGVSRSRLPAALEEDDVPIEPPSQVEENSGSRAVESIDEAMTLVGKAMADG, encoded by the coding sequence ATGAAGCTGAAATGGATACTTGTCGGGACGCACCTGCTCGCGGCACTCGCCGGAGCGGCCGCGGTTGCCGTCGCACGAAGCGGAGGTGGCAACGTTGTGCCTGCCGCAGCGGCCGGACTGACGGTCGTGGTGCTCGGTATCGCCGTCGCCTGGTTCCTGCAGCGGGGACTGCGGCGAGTCGAGCAGGCTGTGGCCTCTGGGGAGTCGCATGGCGAGCAGACGTCCGGCATCGACGAGATCGATCGTCTGATCGAGCGGTTGCGGGAGTTCACGCATCGCTGGTCGGCTTCCGTCGCCAACGGGCGTCGTCAGATCCGGGAAGTGGAAACGTTGCTGCTGCAATGTGATCGCCGCCACGGTGCGACCCGCACTCCAGCCTCCGAGGATCCCTCCGGACAGCTGAGGAACCTGCTGGCCAGCCTTGCCGGCGAAGCGACGTCAGAGCTGCATCAACTGCTCGAGTATCGGGACGAAGTGTCCCGGGCGACGGGCGAGATCGCCACGGATACCGAGCTGCAGTCGGAAGCGGTCAACCGGACTTCGACGTTCGTCGAACAGATGTCGGCGCACTTCGACGCGATCTCCGAGAACGCGGAAGCCGTGCGCGGGACAGCCTCCGGGGCTTCGGACGCGATCGGGTCGGCACAACAGACCATGGAGGAGTTGAATCGCGGGCTCGAACAGCTCAAGGGGCATGTCCACGTGGCCGAGCGAAAGCTGCGTGCGCTCGGGGAGCGGTCGAATGAAATCGGTGCGATTGCCGACACGATCGGCACGATCTCCTCGCGGACGGATCTGCTGGCACTGAACGCTTCGATCGAATCCTACCGGGCGGGCGAACAGGGACGCGGCTTCTCGGTTGTGGCCGAAGAAGTGCGGAAGCTCTCCGAGCAGACCGCTCGTGCCGCGCATGAAGTCAAGACACTGATCGATTCGATCCAGCTGGAAGCTCAGGAGTCGATCCTCACATTGGGGCAACAGCACGACCAGGTCGACCGGGAAGTGGCCCGGGTGCGCACGGCGAGTGAGTCGCTGGACCGGGTGCGGGGCACATGCCGCGAGTCGGCATCGCGAGTCACGGAGATCGGCGAGACCGTGCGTCAGCAACTGATGCTTGTCCAGGAGATTCTGCTGGCGGCCGAGCGGATCTCGGAGGCGGCCCGCGAGAACCGCAGTCGGGCCGAAGGGGTCGGCTGGCGGATGAAGACGATGGGCAGCTCGGTGCGAAAGATCGAGGAGTCGCTGACCGCGTTGCGTGGCGGGGTGTCGCGATCCAGGTTGCCGGCTGCTCTGGAGGAGGACGATGTGCCAATTGAGCCGCCGTCACAGGTGGAAGAGAACTCCGGTAGCCGGGCGGTCGAGTCGATCGACGAAGCGATGACGCTCGTCGGCAAAGCGATGGCAGACGGATAG
- a CDS encoding chemotaxis protein CheW, whose product MSTSDSRVCSHHCIFVAGDSTWSVPASVVREITPRPPITPIPDSPSLLAGMCHLRNEFLPVFSLDAIAGEATEVPSDREHLLVMTGPDGTWGLLIDRGVALEPLEIAVADELSDSGTPPVVMGTASFREQVVRVLDVDALLRTGSQTLSRHWNGSESTRWQPGAEDPVSTKQHSGTQS is encoded by the coding sequence ATGAGCACGAGTGATTCACGCGTCTGCAGTCACCACTGCATTTTCGTGGCGGGAGATTCGACCTGGTCGGTGCCGGCCAGCGTCGTCCGGGAGATTACGCCCCGACCGCCGATCACGCCGATTCCGGATTCGCCGTCGCTGCTGGCAGGTATGTGTCATTTGCGGAATGAGTTTCTTCCTGTGTTCTCGCTCGATGCCATCGCTGGCGAGGCCACAGAGGTTCCGTCGGATCGGGAGCATCTGCTGGTGATGACCGGACCGGACGGGACGTGGGGACTGCTGATCGATCGGGGTGTGGCCCTCGAGCCGCTGGAGATTGCGGTTGCCGACGAGCTGTCTGACAGCGGGACGCCGCCGGTCGTGATGGGGACCGCGAGTTTTCGTGAGCAGGTCGTGCGTGTTCTCGACGTCGACGCGCTGTTGCGGACGGGCTCGCAGACACTCTCGCGACACTGGAACGGTTCAGAGTCCACGCGGTGGCAGCCGGGGGCGGAGGATCCGGTCTCGACGAAACAGCACTCGGGAACGCAGTCATGA
- a CDS encoding response regulator: MSSTTILIADDSRTIRTQVRRILVDEGFGTVEASSGVEALERIRECCPSAAVLDINMPELDGYGVCIELSRMGDPWNRLPIVFLTSMRSQALQTLGDELGAYLCKPVEPQSLLDALASVLPPHMKGTPQSI, translated from the coding sequence ATGTCTTCGACAACCATTCTCATTGCAGACGACAGTCGCACGATCCGCACCCAGGTTCGACGGATTCTGGTCGACGAAGGGTTCGGAACCGTCGAGGCATCCAGCGGCGTCGAAGCGCTAGAGCGGATCCGCGAGTGCTGCCCGTCCGCTGCGGTCCTCGACATCAACATGCCGGAACTGGACGGCTACGGCGTGTGTATCGAACTGAGCCGGATGGGGGATCCGTGGAACCGGCTTCCGATCGTGTTTCTGACGTCGATGCGGTCACAGGCACTGCAGACCCTTGGCGATGAGCTGGGGGCTTACCTGTGCAAACCGGTCGAGCCACAGTCGCTGCTCGACGCGCTCGCGTCCGTGCTGCCGCCGCACATGAAGGGCACGCCGCAGTCCATCTGA
- a CDS encoding twin-arginine translocation signal domain-containing protein: MVNPNRREFLRKSACGAAALGLGSSSLFSAAPSEKRRPRIAAIYTELREFSHAYHILEPHMGPYLFNGELVDPGVDMVSYYCDQYPENDMTREASARLNMPMYDTIAEALTCGGDTLAVDGVLLIGEHGDYPKTELGQVMYPRKEFFDQIVAVFRKSGRSVPVFNDKHLSYRWDWAKEMYDTAQEMGFPLMAGSSVPLAPRVPAVEFPEGAEVIEAVSVHGGGMESYDFHALEVMQSMIEFRKGGETGISEVQLLTREALMQAAGEGLWPEDLFRVAMQTELDHRTDTGLKGPVEEIEPAHGLLLTYKDGVRAAVLAVHGTGVRWNFACRLKEREEPLATTWYPGPWGNRNLFRALSHAIQHMFITGKSPYPVERTLLATGVLDAAMRSHHEGGVVKQTPHLEFGYEARDFSAMREMGGSWEVITHDTPRPPRFEPGDELTLKRIGR, encoded by the coding sequence ATGGTGAACCCGAACCGTCGGGAGTTTCTGCGCAAGTCGGCCTGTGGTGCGGCGGCATTGGGGCTGGGGAGCAGTAGCCTGTTCAGTGCGGCACCGTCGGAGAAACGGCGTCCGCGGATCGCGGCGATCTATACCGAGCTGCGCGAATTCTCGCATGCCTACCACATCCTCGAACCACATATGGGGCCGTATCTGTTCAACGGCGAGCTGGTCGATCCCGGCGTGGACATGGTGTCGTACTACTGCGATCAGTATCCCGAGAACGACATGACCCGCGAGGCGTCGGCCCGGCTGAACATGCCGATGTACGACACGATTGCGGAAGCACTCACCTGCGGTGGCGACACGCTGGCAGTTGATGGCGTGCTGCTGATCGGGGAGCACGGCGACTATCCGAAGACCGAGCTGGGACAGGTGATGTATCCCCGCAAGGAGTTCTTCGACCAGATCGTGGCGGTGTTCCGCAAGTCGGGACGGTCGGTGCCGGTCTTCAACGACAAGCATCTCTCGTATCGCTGGGACTGGGCGAAGGAGATGTACGACACGGCGCAGGAGATGGGCTTTCCGCTGATGGCGGGCAGTTCTGTCCCGCTGGCGCCGCGGGTGCCTGCCGTCGAGTTTCCTGAAGGTGCGGAAGTGATCGAGGCAGTCTCCGTTCATGGGGGCGGGATGGAGTCGTACGACTTCCATGCGCTGGAAGTGATGCAGTCGATGATCGAGTTCCGCAAAGGGGGAGAGACCGGCATCAGCGAGGTGCAGTTGCTTACCCGCGAGGCGCTGATGCAGGCGGCAGGCGAGGGGCTCTGGCCGGAGGACCTGTTCCGCGTTGCGATGCAGACCGAGCTGGATCATCGGACCGATACCGGTCTGAAGGGGCCGGTCGAGGAGATCGAGCCGGCTCACGGACTGCTGCTGACTTATAAGGACGGCGTGCGCGCGGCGGTGCTGGCGGTGCACGGCACGGGTGTGCGGTGGAACTTCGCATGCCGGCTCAAGGAGCGCGAGGAGCCGCTGGCGACGACGTGGTATCCCGGGCCGTGGGGCAACCGGAATCTGTTCCGGGCCCTCTCGCATGCGATCCAGCATATGTTTATCACGGGCAAATCGCCGTACCCGGTCGAGCGGACGCTGCTGGCGACCGGCGTCCTGGATGCCGCCATGCGTTCCCATCATGAGGGGGGCGTGGTCAAGCAGACGCCGCATCTCGAGTTCGGCTATGAGGCACGGGATTTTTCGGCGATGCGTGAGATGGGAGGCTCGTGGGAAGTGATCACCCACGACACGCCCCGGCCACCCCGCTTCGAACCGGGTGATGAGCTGACGCTCAAGCGGATCGGTCGCTGA